The following are encoded in a window of Ferribacterium limneticum genomic DNA:
- the acpP gene encoding acyl carrier protein, with product MDNIVERVKKIVAEQLGVNEADIKNESSFVDDLGADSLDTVELVMALEEEFECEIPDDQAEKITTVQQAVDFILANKK from the coding sequence ATGGATAACATCGTAGAGCGCGTCAAGAAGATCGTCGCCGAACAACTGGGCGTGAACGAAGCGGACATCAAGAACGAGTCCTCCTTTGTGGACGATCTGGGCGCGGATTCCCTGGACACCGTTGAACTGGTCATGGCACTGGAAGAAGAGTTCGAGTGCGAAATCCCTGACGACCAGGCTGAGAAGATCACCACGGTCCAGCAGGCTGTCGATTTCATCCTCGCCAACAAGAAGTAA
- the fabF gene encoding beta-ketoacyl-ACP synthase II: MARRRVVITGLGIVSPVGNTVEEAWQNILAGKSGIAAVTKFDTTTFPVQFAGEVKNFDITQYISAKDARRMDDFIHFGLAAGIQAVRDAGLDKENVVDLERVGVAIGSGIGGLPLIEATKDEYTAGGVRKVSPFFVPGSIINMISGNLSIQFGFKGPNIALVSACTTGTHSIGDAARIIEYGDADVMVAGGAESTVSPLGMGGFCAARALSTRNDDPTTASRPWDKDRDGFVLGEGAGVMVLEEYEHAKARGAKIYAELVGYGMSADAYHITAPNMDGPRRSMINALKNAGIAPSDVQYLNAHGTSTPLGDKNESDAVKAAFGDHAYKLVVNSTKSMTGHLLGGAGGIESLFTVLAIHNQISPPTINIFNQDPECDLDYCANAARPMNIEYGLKNNFGFGGTNGSLVFKRI; encoded by the coding sequence TTGGCACGTCGCAGAGTCGTAATTACCGGTTTGGGCATCGTTAGCCCGGTCGGAAACACCGTCGAAGAAGCCTGGCAGAATATTCTTGCTGGCAAATCCGGTATTGCCGCTGTCACCAAGTTCGATACCACCACCTTTCCGGTCCAATTCGCCGGCGAGGTTAAGAACTTTGACATTACTCAATATATCTCCGCCAAAGATGCACGGCGGATGGATGACTTCATCCATTTCGGCCTGGCCGCTGGCATTCAGGCTGTGCGAGATGCTGGCCTAGACAAAGAAAACGTCGTCGATCTTGAACGCGTTGGCGTCGCCATCGGTTCCGGTATCGGCGGTCTACCGCTAATCGAAGCAACCAAAGATGAATATACCGCGGGTGGTGTACGCAAAGTTTCGCCATTCTTTGTGCCTGGTTCGATCATCAACATGATCTCTGGAAATCTATCGATCCAGTTTGGCTTCAAGGGACCGAATATTGCCTTGGTTTCTGCCTGCACGACTGGTACGCACTCGATTGGCGACGCGGCACGTATAATTGAATACGGTGACGCTGATGTCATGGTTGCCGGCGGTGCGGAATCAACCGTATCTCCGTTGGGCATGGGTGGTTTCTGCGCCGCGCGTGCGCTATCGACCCGAAACGATGATCCAACTACGGCCAGCCGGCCATGGGATAAGGATCGCGACGGTTTTGTACTGGGTGAGGGCGCTGGCGTCATGGTGTTGGAAGAGTATGAGCACGCCAAGGCCCGTGGCGCCAAGATTTATGCCGAACTGGTTGGTTATGGCATGAGCGCCGATGCCTACCACATCACCGCACCGAACATGGATGGCCCCCGTCGTTCCATGATCAATGCGCTGAAAAATGCCGGCATCGCTCCGTCTGATGTCCAGTACCTGAACGCCCATGGTACTTCGACGCCGCTTGGCGACAAGAACGAGTCGGACGCAGTCAAGGCAGCTTTCGGTGATCACGCCTACAAGTTGGTGGTCAATTCAACCAAGTCGATGACTGGCCATTTGCTGGGTGGCGCCGGTGGTATCGAGTCGCTGTTCACGGTCTTGGCTATTCATAACCAGATCTCGCCGCCGACAATCAATATCTTCAATCAGGATCCCGAGTGCGATCTTGATTACTGTGCCAATGCGGCGCGGCCGATGAATATTGAATACGGGCTGAAGAACAACTTCGGCTTCGGCGGAACCAACGGATCGCTGGTCTTCAAGCGTATCTAA